In Candidatus Kaistella beijingensis, a genomic segment contains:
- a CDS encoding S41 family peptidase: MKKIFFLVFISILSSCVSVKKHNEKRETPVSAEKLKQDVDYAYNKLQKLHPNLYWYISKDSLDFKFDSLKTTISKPLKPNEFYQKFAPIIAKIREGHLRLYPFEKRLTKKEIRDLKNQKGLLSRYNFVLDGDRVFVKDNTDKIPNMAVGTEILKIKDIPIKDLLEKYRPFVNSDGYNKTFLKYSLERRWPSFFTAEFGILDSVKVETKFNNEVKTFYLNREKVSKEEKKKEETANKKLTKSETGKVKDYNILTKSYNRDLQFPTKDSTIAYMKIKTFSGTYSRKFYKQSFATLKKSPAKYLLIDIRDNLGGSLYEINNLYSYLVSDEFKFINDIEVTSRSAMFQADYLANFPILVKPLAIMVYPFYLVGTALSTKKVNEKIYLRNNGIFALKKPKKNNFKGKVYVLINGSSFSAASILPSKLKDEKRAFLVGEETGGANDGTVAGRYSTEKLKNSKLYLPIGLMLIQPNIKFTHTKKGVVPDQEIIPTLEEILQKKDVQLDWVMAEINKENPSRF; encoded by the coding sequence TTGAAAAAAATATTTTTTCTTGTTTTTATTTCCATTTTAAGTTCATGTGTTTCAGTAAAAAAGCACAACGAAAAACGTGAAACTCCCGTATCTGCTGAAAAGTTGAAGCAGGACGTTGATTACGCCTACAACAAACTTCAGAAACTTCATCCCAATCTGTATTGGTACATTTCAAAGGATTCTCTTGATTTTAAATTTGACAGTTTAAAGACCACCATCAGCAAACCTTTAAAACCCAATGAATTTTACCAAAAATTCGCACCTATTATAGCAAAAATTCGTGAAGGACATTTAAGGCTTTATCCTTTTGAAAAGCGGTTGACAAAGAAAGAAATCAGAGATTTGAAAAATCAAAAAGGTTTGTTGAGCCGCTATAATTTTGTGTTGGACGGTGACCGAGTTTTCGTGAAAGATAATACGGACAAAATTCCCAATATGGCAGTGGGAACAGAAATTTTAAAGATTAAAGATATTCCCATCAAAGACCTACTCGAAAAATACAGACCATTTGTAAACAGCGACGGCTACAACAAAACGTTTTTAAAATATTCGCTTGAAAGAAGATGGCCCTCCTTTTTCACCGCCGAATTTGGAATTCTTGACAGCGTAAAAGTGGAAACCAAATTTAATAATGAAGTAAAAACATTCTATTTAAATCGAGAAAAAGTCAGCAAAGAAGAAAAGAAAAAGGAAGAAACCGCCAACAAAAAACTCACAAAAAGCGAGACCGGAAAAGTAAAAGATTACAATATTCTTACAAAAAGCTACAACCGTGATTTGCAATTTCCCACGAAAGACAGCACGATTGCGTATATGAAAATCAAGACTTTTTCGGGAACATATAGCAGAAAATTCTACAAACAAAGTTTTGCCACACTGAAAAAATCACCTGCAAAATATCTGCTTATCGACATTCGCGATAATTTGGGTGGATCGCTTTATGAAATCAACAATCTGTATTCGTATTTGGTTTCCGACGAGTTTAAATTCATCAATGATATTGAGGTAACTTCGCGTTCAGCAATGTTTCAAGCGGATTATTTGGCTAACTTTCCGATTTTGGTTAAACCTTTAGCGATTATGGTATATCCATTTTATCTCGTCGGCACGGCACTTTCCACGAAAAAAGTTAATGAGAAAATATATTTGAGGAATAATGGAATTTTCGCTTTGAAAAAACCCAAGAAGAATAATTTTAAAGGAAAAGTTTACGTTCTAATTAACGGAAGCAGTTTTTCAGCAGCATCCATTCTTCCATCTAAATTAAAAGACGAGAAAAGGGCGTTTTTAGTGGGCGAAGAAACAGGCGGAGCAAATGACGGAACCGTTGCAGGGCGCTACTCCACTGAAAAACTAAAAAATTCAAAACTCTATCTTCCGATTGGATTAATGCTCATTCAGCCCAATATTAAGTTTACCCACACCAAAAAAGGAGTTGTTCCCGACCAAGAAATCATCCCAACTTTGGAAGAAATTTTGCAGAAAAAAGATGTGCAGTTGGATTGGGTGATGGCAGAAATTAACAAAGAGAATCCTTCAAGGTTTTAA
- a CDS encoding nucleoside permease: MNLKLRLTILSFLQFFVWGAWLITIGVYWFGTKQWGGEEFGKVFATLGIASIIMPALTGIIADRWMNAERLYGILHILYGITLFFLPQITSPDYFFWVMLIAMLFYMPTISLSNSIAYYVLKNNGYDVVKVFPPIRVWGTIGFIAAMWITNLTGNKDSGNQFYIAAVFAIILGIYSFTLPKCPPQNLIPKNATLSEKLGLNAFSLFKDYKMALFFFFSMFLGAALQLTNMYGDTFLSDFGKIPEYAESFVVKRSTLIMSISQISETLFILAIPFFLKKYGIKNVMLISMFAWVLRFGLFAYGVPVGFGLGLIILSCIVYGMAFDFFNISGSLFVETTTDYKIRSSAQGLFMMMTNGFGAVMGSLVSGWLIQKYFTHPNGDKMWHEIWLVFAGYALVIAILFAIMFKHKHNPEEIGEVKH, translated from the coding sequence ATGAATTTAAAATTAAGATTAACCATCTTGTCGTTCCTGCAGTTTTTCGTTTGGGGAGCTTGGCTCATCACCATTGGCGTGTATTGGTTTGGAACAAAACAGTGGGGTGGAGAAGAGTTCGGAAAAGTTTTTGCGACTTTGGGAATCGCGTCCATTATCATGCCCGCTTTGACCGGAATTATCGCCGACCGATGGATGAATGCTGAAAGACTGTACGGTATCTTACATATTCTCTATGGAATTACTCTGTTTTTTCTTCCACAAATTACAAGTCCCGATTATTTCTTTTGGGTGATGCTGATCGCGATGTTGTTCTACATGCCGACAATTTCCCTTTCGAATTCAATCGCTTATTATGTTCTTAAAAATAATGGATACGATGTGGTAAAGGTTTTCCCACCGATTAGAGTTTGGGGAACCATCGGGTTTATTGCGGCGATGTGGATTACCAATCTTACAGGAAATAAAGATTCTGGAAATCAATTTTACATCGCGGCAGTTTTTGCCATTATATTGGGAATCTACTCATTTACTTTACCAAAATGTCCACCGCAAAACCTAATTCCGAAAAATGCAACTTTATCGGAAAAATTAGGGTTAAACGCCTTTTCTTTATTTAAAGACTATAAAATGGCGCTGTTCTTTTTCTTCTCGATGTTTTTGGGAGCGGCGTTACAATTAACGAATATGTACGGGGATACTTTCCTTTCCGACTTCGGTAAAATTCCTGAATATGCTGAAAGTTTTGTGGTGAAACGTTCCACTTTAATCATGTCGATTTCGCAGATTTCGGAGACGCTTTTCATCCTTGCGATTCCATTCTTTTTAAAGAAATATGGAATTAAAAACGTGATGTTGATCTCCATGTTTGCGTGGGTTTTACGTTTCGGACTTTTCGCTTATGGAGTTCCTGTTGGATTTGGTTTGGGATTGATTATTCTTTCCTGTATCGTTTACGGAATGGCTTTCGATTTTTTCAATATTTCCGGTTCTCTTTTCGTGGAAACCACTACCGATTATAAAATTCGTTCTTCCGCTCAAGGTTTGTTCATGATGATGACCAACGGTTTCGGAGCGGTGATGGGAAGTTTGGTCAGTGGTTGGTTGATTCAAAAGTATTTCACGCATCCAAATGGCGACAAAATGTGGCATGAAATATGGCTCGTTTTCGCGGGTTATGCTTTAGTGATTGCGATTTTATTTGCGATCATGTTCAAGCACAAACACAATCCGGAGGAAATTGGCGAGGTTAAGCATTAA
- a CDS encoding bifunctional nuclease family protein: MDYKRLIIRGISYSQTQSGAYALLLEHEETNVKLPIVIGNFEAQSISLGLEKDIHPPRPLTHDLFSKFVITANYELTSVIIYQIVDGVFFSNINFKNKENKEELIMDARTSDAVAMAVRFDAPIYTTHQVLNEAGILLELEDVSKEVEMDEPVANEGDLSTLSISEINKLLEDAVREEDFDAALELQKEIKRRNKKIE; encoded by the coding sequence ATGGATTATAAAAGATTGATCATACGCGGAATTTCCTACAGCCAAACGCAATCCGGTGCTTATGCCCTGCTTTTGGAGCATGAGGAAACCAACGTGAAACTTCCCATTGTAATCGGTAATTTCGAGGCACAATCGATTTCGTTGGGACTGGAAAAGGATATTCATCCGCCGCGACCTTTGACGCACGATTTATTCTCAAAATTTGTGATCACCGCAAATTACGAGCTCACTTCAGTTATCATTTATCAGATTGTAGATGGCGTTTTCTTTTCAAACATTAATTTTAAAAACAAGGAAAACAAGGAAGAACTCATAATGGATGCGAGAACTTCCGACGCTGTCGCAATGGCGGTTCGTTTTGATGCGCCTATTTATACTACCCACCAAGTTTTAAATGAAGCCGGAATTTTATTGGAATTGGAGGACGTTTCCAAGGAAGTTGAAATGGACGAACCCGTTGCAAATGAAGGCGATTTGTCCACCCTTTCGATTTCCGAAATCAATAAGCTTCTGGAAGATGCGGTAAGGGAAGAAGATTTCGACGCAGCACTTGAACTTCAAAAGGAAATCAAGAGAAGAAATAAGAAAATAGAATAA
- a CDS encoding sensor histidine kinase, translating into MFALYFLDLDKHDKKFFGRIIWILRLLGSFFVVLGIVCFFIKDEDLFIDFYIFLYVPVMLSLFLPSVYRAIKFSGKHKDYFLIGASSFVFCALIAFTGSFVSSLNMNNPIIFFYIGIIVETIFFSLGLAFKMKLINDERNKIRAEVIKHKHRQQISRFSGLLQGEEKERKRMAEELHDGIAGDLTAIKFQLSTFNIDEASPKNAAVVQEVSKIINNSYEQIREISHNLSPSSIINYGLRGALENFCQKIGNNYQMKFDCDYSGEKLELSKTVQVHIYRIIQELVNNMVKHAGATEGKVEITYHKPALRIVVKDNGKGFSAKEINPGIGLSNIDSRIRFLNAKFVKENVGQGSKFVIDINTDQVPDH; encoded by the coding sequence ATTTTTGCCCTTTATTTTCTTGATCTGGACAAACACGATAAAAAATTTTTTGGGAGAATAATTTGGATTTTGCGTTTGCTTGGAAGTTTCTTTGTAGTCTTGGGGATTGTCTGCTTTTTTATTAAGGATGAAGACCTTTTCATTGATTTCTACATTTTTCTGTATGTTCCCGTGATGCTTTCGCTGTTTCTTCCGAGTGTTTACCGCGCTATAAAATTTTCGGGGAAACATAAGGATTATTTCTTGATCGGGGCAAGTTCCTTTGTCTTCTGTGCCTTAATTGCCTTTACCGGAAGCTTTGTCTCATCATTAAATATGAACAATCCTATCATATTTTTCTATATAGGAATTATTGTAGAAACTATATTTTTTAGTCTGGGTTTGGCTTTCAAAATGAAGTTGATCAACGATGAAAGGAACAAAATTCGGGCAGAAGTCATCAAACATAAACATCGGCAGCAGATCAGCAGATTTAGCGGTTTGCTGCAAGGTGAAGAAAAAGAAAGAAAGAGAATGGCGGAGGAATTACACGATGGAATTGCAGGAGATTTAACGGCGATAAAATTTCAACTCTCAACCTTTAATATTGATGAAGCATCCCCTAAAAATGCCGCCGTTGTACAGGAAGTTTCAAAAATAATCAACAATTCATACGAGCAGATTAGAGAAATTTCGCATAATCTCTCGCCCTCATCAATCATCAATTACGGTTTAAGGGGTGCGCTCGAAAATTTCTGTCAAAAAATCGGCAACAACTACCAAATGAAGTTTGATTGTGATTACTCCGGTGAAAAATTGGAGTTGAGCAAAACGGTGCAAGTTCATATCTACAGAATAATACAGGAGTTGGTCAACAATATGGTGAAACATGCCGGAGCTACGGAAGGAAAGGTGGAAATTACTTATCATAAACCAGCGCTGAGAATTGTCGTGAAAGACAACGGTAAAGGTTTTTCGGCAAAAGAAATCAATCCTGGAATTGGTTTAAGCAATATCGATTCAAGGATCCGATTCTTAAACGCCAAGTTTGTGAAAGAAAATGTTGGGCAGGGAAGTAAGTTCGTTATCGATATTAATACCGATCAAGTTCCCGACCATTGA
- a CDS encoding Crp/Fnr family transcriptional regulator, with the protein MENITNYLSEILEIPLDAASTCSNFYTSKKVSKNEFLLREGEVCHQTFFVEKGLLRMYSIDKNGKEHIIQFAPEKWLISDRSSLYFGEKSKYFIEAVEDSEVLLLNDDFFTKVIEKFPNTAENNDLLLQKHIRNLQNRVNSLLAETAEERYMNFIKMYPDILLRVPQWMVASYLGITPESLSRVRKELARKNFQPT; encoded by the coding sequence ATGGAAAACATCACCAATTATCTTTCAGAAATTTTAGAAATTCCTTTGGATGCGGCGTCAACGTGCAGTAATTTCTACACTTCCAAGAAAGTCTCCAAGAATGAGTTTCTTCTTCGCGAAGGTGAAGTTTGTCACCAAACTTTTTTTGTGGAAAAAGGTTTGCTGCGAATGTATTCTATCGACAAAAACGGAAAAGAACACATCATACAGTTCGCTCCCGAAAAATGGTTGATTTCTGATAGAAGTTCGCTTTATTTTGGGGAGAAATCAAAATATTTTATTGAAGCTGTGGAAGATTCCGAAGTTCTGCTTCTGAATGATGATTTCTTTACCAAAGTGATCGAAAAATTCCCCAATACTGCTGAAAACAACGACTTACTTTTACAAAAACACATCCGGAATTTACAAAACAGAGTCAATTCTCTTTTAGCTGAAACTGCGGAGGAACGTTACATGAATTTCATCAAAATGTATCCTGATATTTTGCTGCGTGTTCCGCAATGGATGGTCGCCTCTTATCTTGGAATTACACCCGAAAGTTTGAGCAGGGTGAGAAAGGAATTGGCGCGGAAGAATTTTCAGCCGACGTAG
- a CDS encoding YfiT family bacillithiol transferase yields MDNLEQAKYPIGKFSDPEHISDVDLDKHIKTLKDFPGKLKNLLENWSDEQLDTQYREGGWRVRQLVNHLADSHMNSFIRFKLALTEDNPTIKTYDEAAWAELQDSFTIDIKPALQLLKGLHKRWVYELKSLTNKEFEHTFFHPEQNRDITLRESLAFYAWHCDHHFAHIENLKKEKGW; encoded by the coding sequence ATGGACAATTTAGAACAGGCAAAATATCCCATCGGAAAATTCAGCGATCCTGAACACATTTCAGATGTTGATCTTGACAAACATATCAAAACTCTAAAAGATTTCCCCGGAAAACTCAAAAACCTTTTGGAAAATTGGTCCGATGAACAACTCGACACGCAATACAGAGAAGGCGGTTGGAGAGTTCGGCAATTGGTGAATCATCTTGCAGACAGTCACATGAACAGTTTTATCCGTTTCAAATTGGCTTTAACGGAAGATAATCCTACCATCAAAACTTACGACGAAGCAGCTTGGGCGGAATTGCAGGACAGTTTTACCATCGACATCAAACCTGCTTTACAACTCTTGAAAGGTTTGCACAAACGTTGGGTTTATGAACTGAAATCTTTGACCAACAAAGAGTTTGAGCATACTTTTTTCCATCCCGAACAAAATCGAGATATCACTTTGCGAGAAAGTTTGGCTTTTTACGCGTGGCATTGCGACCATCATTTCGCCCATATTGAAAACCTGAAAAAAGAGAAAGGTTGGTAA
- the pncA gene encoding bifunctional nicotinamidase/pyrazinamidase, giving the protein MKKALIVVDVQNDFCEGGALAVPGANEIIPYINLLMKENEYDQIVLTQDWHPANHKSFASNNGKKVGESIVLNGLPQFMWPDHCVQGTFGAEFHKDLNRDKVTHIVQKGKNPDVDSYSGFQDNNHFVKTGLDDFLKYHDIKLVEIVGLALDYCVKYTCLDAANLGYVTCLHFNGTRAVNVKPDNGKDAIFEMLQNTVTVLG; this is encoded by the coding sequence ATGAAAAAAGCCCTGATTGTTGTAGATGTACAAAACGATTTTTGTGAAGGAGGCGCACTTGCCGTTCCCGGAGCGAATGAAATTATTCCCTACATCAACCTTTTAATGAAGGAAAATGAATACGACCAAATTGTTTTAACGCAAGATTGGCATCCTGCAAATCATAAAAGTTTCGCTTCCAACAACGGGAAAAAAGTTGGTGAATCTATTGTCCTCAACGGTTTGCCGCAGTTTATGTGGCCCGATCACTGTGTTCAGGGAACTTTTGGTGCGGAATTCCATAAGGATTTAAACAGAGATAAAGTTACCCACATCGTACAAAAAGGAAAAAATCCTGATGTGGACAGTTACAGCGGTTTTCAGGATAATAATCATTTTGTAAAAACCGGTTTGGATGATTTCCTGAAATATCACGACATCAAATTGGTTGAAATTGTGGGACTTGCTTTGGATTATTGCGTGAAATACACGTGTCTTGATGCGGCAAACCTTGGATATGTAACGTGTCTGCATTTCAACGGAACGCGTGCTGTAAACGTAAAACCTGACAACGGAAAAGATGCAATCTTTGAAATGCTGCAAAATACCGTGACGGTTTTAGGATAG
- a CDS encoding DUF1569 domain-containing protein: MVKYKSLFQPETLAEIQRRILELKEDAKAKWGKMNSAQMLCHCDKVLKVAIGKLILPKTNFFIYYIGNLTRIEMMIFNNGIPPNMPTFKKLVVEENCNFEDCRENLLKTLNEFIRISSENKLPERHELFGKMTKKEWGFMEYKHLNHHLKQFGL, translated from the coding sequence TTGGTAAAGTATAAATCACTTTTTCAGCCGGAAACTTTAGCGGAAATACAACGAAGAATTTTAGAATTAAAGGAGGATGCAAAAGCAAAGTGGGGAAAAATGAATTCGGCTCAAATGCTTTGTCACTGCGATAAAGTTTTGAAAGTCGCTATCGGAAAATTGATTTTGCCCAAAACAAATTTCTTCATTTATTATATCGGAAATCTTACCAGAATTGAAATGATGATTTTCAACAACGGAATTCCGCCCAACATGCCGACTTTTAAAAAATTGGTTGTTGAAGAAAATTGTAACTTTGAGGATTGTCGTGAAAATCTGCTGAAAACTTTAAATGAATTCATCAGAATTTCAAGCGAAAACAAACTTCCCGAGAGACACGAACTTTTTGGGAAAATGACAAAAAAAGAATGGGGTTTTATGGAGTACAAACACCTCAATCATCACCTAAAACAATTTGGATTATGA
- a CDS encoding RNA polymerase sigma factor, with protein MQNDFQHIFNRAIKQDRLAQKTIYEMFSGKMLAVAKSYVNNFDDAEDILVTAFFKAFTKIEDCRDSKSFPFWLRKIVVNDSINFIRKSKNLLYVEGEIEHIGDEISDEEMENFPDFDLEKVLSQMPLGYKLVFNLYVFEDKKHQEIAEILNISEGTSKSQLNKAKKWLVEFFRTQENEKFVKK; from the coding sequence ATGCAAAACGATTTTCAACATATTTTTAATCGGGCAATAAAGCAAGACCGACTCGCTCAGAAAACCATCTACGAAATGTTTTCTGGAAAAATGCTCGCCGTTGCAAAATCGTATGTCAATAATTTCGATGATGCGGAAGATATTTTGGTGACGGCTTTTTTTAAGGCATTTACAAAAATTGAAGATTGTCGTGATTCGAAAAGCTTTCCGTTTTGGCTAAGAAAAATTGTGGTGAATGACTCCATCAATTTCATTAGAAAAAGCAAAAATCTACTTTACGTAGAGGGAGAAATTGAACATATTGGGGATGAAATTTCAGATGAAGAAATGGAGAATTTCCCAGATTTCGATTTAGAGAAAGTATTGTCGCAAATGCCTTTAGGTTACAAACTCGTGTTTAATCTTTATGTATTTGAAGACAAAAAGCACCAAGAAATAGCTGAAATCCTGAACATCAGTGAAGGAACCAGCAAAAGTCAGTTGAATAAGGCCAAAAAATGGCTCGTTGAATTTTTTAGAACTCAAGAAAATGAAAAATTCGTTAAAAAATAA
- a CDS encoding TonB-dependent receptor plug domain-containing protein: MKFKLILLFFISSLSLYSQVGSININVFDDFSKKPLTATVKILGGNEEQFSGTGNILISDISSGTYTFEIVSEGYSPSYLNEINVVPNQNLTFSVGLTKFATDIQEVTITRKAYKTTAESPVSLRNITSEEVQKNAGSNRDVSKAILSFPGVGSTATFRNDLFIRGGSSAENKFYIDGIEVPVINHFQTQGASGGPRGIITVDFIKDVDFYSGAFPAKRNGVLSSLFEFNLKQARKDKLGYKAVLGLDDMQLMVDGPLSKDQSWSGLFSARKSNLQLLFKGIGLPFLPSYYDTTFKISKKYKSGDELYFIGLGAIDKFEFNDNAKKTLSNLTLIDRLPNSPQWNYTVGAGYRHLVENGNWLFTWSRNMLDNQAIKYYRNIETPQNLLYDYQSREAENKVRIDRNFKLNDYQFSAGTNVNFAKYSNNSTIKQVNRNTIDFDQISSELNLVQYGLYLQTSKKFLDDKMQLSVGARIDGSNYSDLTNNPFEQFSPRFSLNYKFAENWAANFNTGIYYQLPAYTSLGFQLSNNLVNKNSLKYIQNTHFVGGLEFNGKDNLRFTLEGYYKKYKNYPFSLRNQISLANIGGDFGVVGNEPVDSRGFGETYGVEFLAQKRTLNNFYGIVAYTFGFSKFSDSAGNLLPSSWDSRHILTMTTGKYFKRNWNLGARFRLQSGLPETPYDLQRSALVNIWNVSNGPVQDFTQLNSLRGNVAHQLDIRAEKKWIFKKWQFTTYVDVVNVYGSKSASNLPVVNLQRDASDNGIIANPNAPQNQQYYLLETGSADKNTPLPYFGFIFEF, from the coding sequence ATGAAATTTAAACTTATCCTTCTTTTTTTCATCAGTTCTTTATCGCTTTACAGCCAGGTTGGGAGTATCAATATTAATGTTTTTGATGATTTCAGTAAAAAACCGCTCACTGCAACCGTAAAAATTTTGGGCGGAAATGAGGAGCAGTTTTCCGGAACAGGAAATATTTTAATTTCAGACATCAGTTCGGGTACTTATACATTTGAAATTGTTTCGGAGGGTTACAGCCCCAGCTATCTGAATGAAATCAACGTAGTTCCTAACCAGAATCTTACTTTTTCGGTGGGATTAACGAAATTTGCAACCGACATTCAGGAGGTTACCATTACACGGAAAGCATACAAAACCACGGCGGAAAGTCCGGTTTCATTACGAAACATAACTTCAGAAGAAGTCCAGAAAAACGCAGGTTCCAACCGAGATGTTTCCAAAGCGATTCTAAGTTTTCCGGGCGTTGGAAGTACCGCAACTTTTAGAAATGACCTTTTTATCAGAGGTGGAAGTTCGGCAGAAAATAAATTTTATATTGACGGAATTGAAGTTCCCGTTATCAATCACTTTCAAACTCAGGGCGCCTCCGGTGGTCCTCGCGGAATTATTACGGTGGATTTTATCAAAGATGTCGATTTTTACAGCGGCGCATTTCCGGCGAAAAGAAACGGTGTTCTATCTTCACTTTTTGAATTCAATTTAAAACAGGCGAGGAAAGACAAACTTGGTTACAAAGCGGTTTTAGGTTTGGACGATATGCAGTTGATGGTGGATGGTCCACTTTCCAAAGATCAAAGCTGGAGCGGACTTTTCTCCGCAAGAAAATCCAATTTGCAGTTGCTTTTTAAAGGAATTGGTTTGCCATTTTTGCCGAGTTATTACGATACTACTTTCAAAATTTCAAAAAAATATAAAAGTGGTGACGAACTGTATTTTATTGGTTTGGGTGCGATTGATAAATTTGAATTTAACGACAATGCGAAAAAAACGCTCTCTAATTTAACGTTGATTGACCGACTTCCGAACTCGCCGCAATGGAATTACACGGTTGGGGCAGGTTACCGACATTTGGTGGAAAACGGGAATTGGCTTTTTACCTGGAGCAGAAATATGCTCGACAATCAAGCCATAAAATATTACAGAAATATTGAAACGCCACAAAATTTGCTTTACGATTACCAATCTCGTGAAGCAGAAAATAAAGTGAGAATCGACCGAAATTTCAAACTAAATGATTATCAGTTCAGCGCAGGAACCAACGTGAATTTCGCGAAATATTCTAACAATTCTACCATCAAACAAGTCAATCGAAACACCATAGATTTTGACCAAATTTCTTCGGAATTGAACCTTGTTCAGTACGGTTTATATCTTCAAACTTCCAAGAAATTTTTGGATGATAAAATGCAACTTTCTGTTGGAGCCAGAATTGATGGCAGCAATTATTCTGACTTGACTAACAATCCTTTTGAACAGTTTTCTCCAAGATTTTCATTGAATTACAAATTTGCAGAAAATTGGGCAGCGAATTTCAATACCGGAATTTATTATCAACTTCCGGCTTATACGAGTTTAGGTTTTCAGTTGAGCAATAATTTAGTGAATAAAAATTCATTAAAATACATTCAAAACACGCATTTTGTCGGTGGTTTAGAATTTAATGGAAAAGACAATCTGCGTTTCACTTTGGAAGGATATTACAAAAAGTACAAAAATTATCCGTTCTCGTTGCGTAATCAAATTTCATTGGCAAATATCGGTGGAGATTTTGGCGTTGTTGGTAATGAACCTGTAGATTCCCGAGGTTTTGGCGAAACGTATGGTGTGGAATTTTTGGCTCAAAAACGAACTTTGAACAATTTCTACGGAATTGTTGCCTACACTTTCGGGTTTTCAAAATTCTCCGATTCAGCCGGAAATTTATTGCCGTCAAGTTGGGATTCCAGACACATTTTAACGATGACCACTGGAAAATATTTCAAAAGAAATTGGAATTTGGGCGCAAGATTTCGACTGCAATCCGGACTTCCGGAAACACCGTATGATTTGCAAAGAAGCGCTTTGGTAAATATTTGGAATGTTTCCAACGGTCCGGTTCAAGATTTTACACAACTGAATTCTTTGCGAGGAAATGTCGCCCATCAATTGGACATAAGAGCCGAGAAAAAATGGATTTTCAAAAAATGGCAATTCACGACTTATGTTGATGTAGTAAATGTTTACGGCTCGAAAAGCGCAAGCAATTTACCGGTGGTCAATCTCCAAAGAGATGCTTCGGATAACGGAATTATCGCCAATCCAAATGCACCGCAAAATCAGCAATATTATTTGTTGGAAACAGGAAGTGCTGATAAAAATACGCCGTTGCCATACTTCGGATTTATATTTGAGTTTTAG
- the ytxJ gene encoding bacillithiol system redox-active protein YtxJ codes for MSFFNKIFGGSEDEKSETTFWNYIESEEELNKAIEKSFEKKVAIFKHSTRCHISKTVLRNFESEVQNTDKNVEYYFLDLLAHRNLSNKIAEDFGVEHQSPQLIVLENGKSVKDASHQAISLNLVS; via the coding sequence ATGAGTTTTTTTAATAAAATATTCGGAGGTTCTGAAGATGAAAAATCAGAAACAACATTTTGGAATTATATTGAATCTGAAGAAGAATTAAATAAAGCAATCGAAAAATCTTTCGAGAAAAAAGTGGCGATTTTCAAGCATTCCACAAGATGTCACATCAGTAAAACCGTTTTGCGAAATTTTGAAAGTGAGGTTCAAAATACAGATAAAAATGTTGAATATTATTTCCTCGATTTGTTGGCGCACAGAAACCTTTCCAACAAAATTGCAGAAGATTTTGGGGTTGAACATCAAAGTCCGCAACTGATTGTTTTGGAAAATGGAAAATCGGTGAAAGATGCTTCACATCAAGCGATTTCACTTAATTTGGTTTCCTGA